Proteins from a genomic interval of Rosa chinensis cultivar Old Blush chromosome 2, RchiOBHm-V2, whole genome shotgun sequence:
- the LOC112185468 gene encoding F-box protein SNE: MQQNSPEENERLHQFCINDHIDIVVEVLKRLDGPSLGVAACVCRLWCSVARNDSLWEHLCFRHVSSPPPSSVRPIVLALGGYKRLYMVCVRPVLSRLSDSTLVRRVWTRDEVQLSLSLFCVDYYERRLGGGDASASSLMFLCNPVNV; the protein is encoded by the coding sequence ATGCAGCAAAACTCACCGGAAGAGAACGAGAGACTCCACCAGTTCTGCATCAACGACCACATTGACATCGTCGTAGAGGTCCTCAAACGCCTCGATGGGCCCTCCCTCGGCGTCGCCGCTTGCGTCTGCCGGCTCTGGTGCTCCGTGGCCCGCAACGACTCGCTCTGGGAACACCTCTGCTTCCGCCACGTGTCGTCCCCGCCGCCCTCCTCCGTTCGGCCCATCGTGCTGGCCCTGGGAGGCTACAAGCGTCTCTACATGGTGTGCGTGCGGCCAGTGCTGAGTCGACTCAGCGACTCGACCCTGGTCAGAAGGGTGTGGACTAGGGACGAGGTGCAGCTCTCGCTCTCGTTGTTCTGTGTTGACTACTACGAGAGGAGACTCGGCGGCGGCGATGCGTCGGCTTCGTCGCTCATGTTCCTCTGCAACCCGGTGAACGTCTGA